From Pseudoxanthomonas sp. YR558, the proteins below share one genomic window:
- a CDS encoding pseudouridine synthase, with protein MSNTPKKTTLGKLSLKRETAPVEAARLEERLHKVLAQAGLGSRRSLEQRIADGLVKVNGETAQTGLSVKAGDKIELDGKTFVASALTEPARVLIYNKPEGEVTTREDPEGRPTIFEALPALKGARWIAIGRLDINTTGLLLLTTDGELANAMMHPSYEVEREYVVRVRAPEGQESVPDNVVDRLRRGVALDDGPAKFDEIERIGGTDSHDWFRVVVKEGRNREVRRLWESQGCQVSRLKRVRYGKVSLPQPLLRGQSQELADAQVESLRKELGLEDGAPAALTLQPVIGQRKASKSTVHLGGGRSGSAYVNGHNTADEGRELRRFDHVREDRGRGRGKKPHGGLTVSGEQAAKQSQKPFKQRAPKGPKPLPDGNPAAFRSWYVPDGVDTGPAGHRNAGPGGPKKPYGGKPGGRPGAGGKPGGAGKRGPGAGAGGFGGNRFGNDQGGGFAGERGPRGAQGAGAGKPQRAARPYGHPGNAPSFPSDHANPGFNPYGQQPRGPRPQGRPGGGNRPQHAGPRPGGRPAGGRGPGGRPGGGGQRGPRGGGHG; from the coding sequence TGAAACCGCACCCGTCGAAGCGGCGCGCCTGGAAGAGCGCCTGCACAAGGTGCTGGCGCAGGCCGGCCTCGGCTCGCGTCGTTCGCTGGAACAGCGCATCGCCGACGGCCTGGTCAAGGTCAATGGCGAAACCGCGCAGACCGGCCTGTCGGTCAAGGCCGGCGACAAGATCGAACTGGACGGCAAGACCTTCGTCGCCAGCGCGCTGACCGAGCCGGCCCGCGTGCTGATCTACAACAAGCCCGAAGGCGAAGTCACCACCCGCGAAGATCCCGAAGGTCGCCCGACGATCTTCGAAGCGCTGCCGGCCCTGAAGGGCGCGCGCTGGATCGCGATCGGCCGCCTGGACATCAACACCACCGGCCTGCTGCTGCTGACCACCGACGGCGAGCTCGCCAACGCGATGATGCATCCGTCGTACGAAGTCGAGCGCGAATACGTGGTGCGCGTGCGCGCGCCGGAAGGCCAGGAGAGCGTGCCGGACAACGTCGTCGACCGCCTGCGCCGCGGCGTGGCCCTGGACGACGGCCCGGCCAAGTTCGACGAAATCGAGCGCATCGGCGGCACCGATTCGCACGACTGGTTCCGTGTGGTCGTGAAGGAAGGCCGCAACCGCGAAGTGCGCCGCCTGTGGGAATCGCAGGGTTGCCAGGTCAGCCGCCTGAAGCGCGTGCGCTACGGCAAGGTGAGCCTGCCGCAGCCGCTGTTGCGCGGCCAGTCGCAGGAACTGGCGGACGCGCAGGTGGAATCGCTGCGCAAGGAACTGGGGCTTGAAGACGGCGCACCCGCCGCACTGACGCTGCAGCCGGTCATCGGCCAGCGCAAGGCCTCCAAGTCCACCGTGCACCTCGGTGGCGGCCGCAGCGGCAGCGCCTACGTCAACGGACACAACACGGCCGACGAAGGCCGTGAGCTGCGTCGCTTCGACCACGTGCGCGAAGACCGCGGCCGTGGCCGCGGCAAGAAGCCCCACGGCGGCCTGACCGTCAGCGGCGAACAGGCCGCCAAACAGTCGCAGAAGCCGTTCAAGCAACGCGCGCCGAAGGGCCCGAAGCCGCTGCCGGATGGCAATCCCGCCGCCTTCCGCAGTTGGTACGTGCCGGACGGCGTGGACACCGGCCCTGCCGGTCATCGCAATGCCGGCCCCGGCGGCCCGAAGAAGCCCTACGGCGGCAAGCCAGGCGGGCGTCCCGGCGCGGGCGGCAAGCCCGGTGGTGCGGGCAAGCGCGGCCCCGGCGCAGGTGCCGGCGGCTTTGGTGGCAACCGCTTCGGCAACGACCAGGGCGGCGGCTTTGCAGGCGAGCGCGGCCCGCGTGGTGCGCAGGGCGCTGGCGCCGGCAAGCCGCAGCGTGCGGCGCGTCCCTACGGCCACCCCGGCAATGCGCCGAGCTTCCCGTCGGATCATGCGAACCCCGGGTTCAATCCTTACGGCCAGCAGCCCCGTGGTCCCCGGCCCCAAGGTCGCCCTGGTGGCGGCAATCGGCCGCAGCACGCAGGTCCTCGTCCCGGTGGTCGTCCCGCGGGTGGCCGCGGCCCCGGTGGACGGCCCGGCGGCGGTGGCCAGCGCGGACCGCGCGGTGGCGGCCACGGCTGA